Proteins from one Impatiens glandulifera chromosome 2, dImpGla2.1, whole genome shotgun sequence genomic window:
- the LOC124926952 gene encoding xyloglucan endotransglucosylase protein 2-like, translating to MNSKLWMLISAVLVLALSPETMAAAPKKAVDVPFGRNYVPTWALDHIKYFNGGSEIQLNLDNYTGTGFQSKGSYLFGHFSMKIKLVPGDSAGTVTAFYLSSQNSEHDEIDFEFLGNRTGQPYILQTNVFTGGKGDREQRIYLWFDPTKDYHSYSVLWNLYSITFFVDDVPIRVFKNCKDLNVKFPFDQPMKIYSSLWNADDWATRGGLEKTNWEKAPFVAAYKSFHIDGCEASVEAKFCDTQGKRWWDQKEFQDLDAQQYRRLKWVRSKYTIYNYCTDRKRYPTMSPECKRDRDV from the exons ATGAATTCAAAGTTATGGATGCTAATATCTGCGGTCCTTGTGTTAGCTTTGTCGCCGGAAACAATGGCGGCTGCACCGAAGAAGGCCGTCGATGTACCCTTCGGAAGGAACTATGTTCCGACCTGGGCCTTAGACCACATCAAATACTTCAATGGCGGCTCTGAGATCCAACTCAACTTAGACAATTACACTG GAACTGGATTCCAATCCAAGGGTTCATACTTGTTTGGCCACTTCAGTATGAAAATCAAGTTAGTCCCCGGGGATTCTGCCGGCACAGTCACTGCTTTCTAT TTATCGTCACAAAATTCGGAGCACGACGAGATAGATTTCGAGTTCTTGGGGAATAGGACAGGGCAGCCTTACATTTTACAAACCAACGTTTTCACGGGAGGAAAGGGCGACAGAGAGCAAAGAATTTATCTTTGGTTCGATCCCACCAAGGACTACCATTCTTATTCGGTTCTTTGGAATCTTTATTCCATAAC ATTCTTTGTGGACGATGTGCCGATTAGAGTGTTCAAGAATTGTAAAGACTTGAATGTGAAGTTCCCGTTCGATCAACCAATGAAGATTTATTCGAGTTTGTGGAATGCTGACGATTGGGCTACTAGGGGTGGGCTAGAGAAGACGAATTGGGAGAAGGCTCCGTTTGTTGCAGCCTACAAGAGTTTCCATATCGACGGTTGTGAAGCCTCGGTTGAAGCCAAATTTTGCGACACTCAAGGGAAACGTTGGTGGGATCAGAAAGAATTTCAAGACTTGGATGCCCAACAATACCGTCGTCTCAAATGGGTTCGCAGTAAGTACACAATTTATAACTATTGCACTGATCGTAAGAGATACCCCACAATGTCACCCGAGTGCAAACGTGATCGCGATGTTTGA